The Leptospira bouyouniensis genome has a segment encoding these proteins:
- a CDS encoding (2Fe-2S)-binding protein, with the protein MRPKRVCLCRMVTEEDLIRAIHAGAVTMEQIRETTRASTGCGTCSMQVYHILQRELQNLSRRKIS; encoded by the coding sequence ATGAGACCAAAACGGGTCTGTTTATGTCGAATGGTGACGGAAGAAGATTTAATCCGTGCCATCCATGCGGGTGCCGTAACCATGGAACAAATTAGAGAAACAACAAGAGCCTCTACCGGCTGCGGGACCTGCTCGATGCAGGTCTACCACATCCTCCAGCGCGAATTGCAGAATCTCTCCCGGAGGAAAATTTCATGA
- a CDS encoding RibD family protein, whose amino-acid sequence MKLSINMAMTLDGKVVRPDGRWYGLTSSEDKTQMDVYRSQSDAVLIGKNSILNDNPIVKIRAVPNALNPRPVILVRKGTLPPDKHVFEESDHIPLIICTKTNLKEIKTSLENKAEIFALDSDDIDPKKVTGILKRKGYKNVLLEGGPKLNFSFLEADLVDRIYLTVVPYIIGKTGLAGIADRNSELPGFDKQNWILKQHFTKGNEIFLVYEKS is encoded by the coding sequence ATGAAATTATCGATTAATATGGCGATGACCTTGGATGGAAAGGTAGTTCGCCCTGATGGCCGTTGGTATGGCCTCACTTCATCAGAAGATAAAACCCAAATGGACGTCTACCGCTCCCAATCCGATGCAGTCCTCATTGGAAAAAATTCCATCTTAAATGACAATCCCATTGTCAAAATCCGTGCTGTTCCCAATGCCTTAAATCCAAGACCAGTCATCCTCGTACGCAAAGGAACCCTTCCTCCAGACAAACACGTTTTTGAAGAATCCGACCACATCCCTCTGATCATTTGCACCAAAACCAATTTAAAAGAGATCAAAACCAGTTTAGAGAATAAGGCTGAAATTTTTGCCTTGGATTCTGACGACATTGATCCCAAAAAAGTAACAGGGATCCTAAAACGAAAAGGTTATAAAAATGTTCTCCTTGAGGGTGGACCCAAACTCAATTTTTCCTTTTTAGAAGCGGACCTTGTGGACCGAATTTACCTCACCGTTGTCCCATATATCATCGGGAAAACGGGGCTTGCTGGGATTGCAGATCGGAATTCCGAACTGCCAGGTTTTGATAAACAAAACTGGATCTTAAAACAACATTTTACGAAAGGGAACGAGATCTTTCTCGTGTACGAAAAATCTTAA